A window of Angustibacter sp. Root456 contains these coding sequences:
- a CDS encoding glutamate mutase L produces the protein MSRVLCVDFGSTFTKAVLVDAADGTLVASASHRTTIETDVLDGLDAIRAQLAGERVDDVVACSSAGGGLRLAVVGYERVVTAEAGHRVGLSAGAKVVHVAAGELSRDDVEQLRASRPDVVLLVGGTDHGNADVLCHNARRLGIARLAAPVVLAGNAAAADDAAHELRSRGRRVTVAANVLPRIGVLDPEPARRAIREVFIHHVIGGKGLSKGPRFASLVQGATPDAVLAGVGVLADGGPGVPGAGDVLVVDVGGATTDVYSALTPEGEDATLHKEVVAPLWHARTVEGDLGMRWNATNVVAAALAERLPVSDDLAGYAERVHEDPAFVPETAGDADRDAALAELAVTVALRRHGRPANPSAAPRPLKDVDLVVGSGGVLRHQGDAARARVLRPATSDFGGGWRVPEDARLTVDDRYVLFAAGLLATSAPTAAARLVSAALHDVTAASR, from the coding sequence ATGAGCCGAGTGCTGTGCGTCGACTTCGGGTCGACGTTCACCAAGGCGGTGCTCGTCGACGCCGCTGACGGCACGCTCGTCGCGTCGGCCTCGCACCGCACGACCATCGAGACCGACGTCCTCGACGGGCTCGACGCCATCCGCGCGCAGCTGGCGGGCGAGCGGGTCGACGACGTCGTCGCCTGCTCCAGCGCCGGTGGGGGCCTGCGGCTCGCGGTGGTGGGCTACGAGCGCGTCGTCACCGCCGAGGCCGGACACCGGGTCGGGCTCTCGGCCGGCGCCAAGGTCGTCCACGTGGCCGCTGGCGAGCTGTCGCGAGACGACGTCGAGCAGCTGCGCGCGAGCCGGCCGGACGTCGTCCTGCTCGTCGGAGGCACCGATCACGGAAACGCAGACGTGCTGTGCCACAACGCTCGTAGGCTCGGTATCGCTCGCCTCGCTGCCCCGGTGGTGCTCGCCGGCAACGCCGCCGCCGCCGACGACGCCGCGCACGAGCTGCGGTCGCGGGGCCGGCGCGTCACGGTCGCCGCGAACGTGCTGCCGCGCATCGGCGTCCTCGATCCCGAGCCCGCGCGCCGCGCGATCCGCGAGGTGTTCATCCACCACGTGATCGGCGGCAAGGGGCTGTCGAAGGGCCCACGCTTCGCGAGCCTCGTGCAAGGCGCCACCCCCGACGCCGTCCTCGCGGGCGTGGGCGTGCTCGCGGACGGCGGCCCCGGCGTCCCGGGGGCCGGCGACGTCCTCGTCGTGGACGTCGGTGGGGCCACGACCGACGTCTACTCCGCGCTGACGCCGGAGGGCGAGGACGCCACGCTGCACAAGGAGGTCGTGGCGCCGCTGTGGCACGCGCGCACCGTCGAGGGAGACCTCGGGATGCGCTGGAACGCCACGAACGTCGTCGCCGCGGCCCTCGCCGAGCGGCTGCCGGTGAGCGACGACCTCGCCGGGTACGCCGAGCGCGTGCACGAGGACCCGGCCTTCGTCCCCGAGACGGCTGGCGACGCGGACCGCGACGCCGCCCTCGCCGAGCTCGCGGTCACCGTCGCGCTGCGCCGGCACGGGCGGCCGGCGAACCCCTCCGCCGCCCCGCGACCACTCAAGGACGTCGATCTGGTCGTGGGCTCTGGGGGCGTGCTCCGCCACCAGGGCGACGCCGCCCGGGCCCGCGTGCTGCGACCGGCAACCAGCGACTTCGGCGGGGGCTGGCGCGTACCGGAGGACGCCCGGCTCACCGTCGACGACCGCTACGTGCTCTTCGCGGCCGGTCTGCTCGCGACGTCGGCGCCCACCGCCGCGGCGCGCCTCGTGTCGGCGGCGCTGCACGACGTGACCGCGGCCAGTCGCTGA
- the msrA gene encoding peptide-methionine (S)-S-oxide reductase MsrA: protein MLFGSAAKSRMVTPAEALPGRESTPYPVPETHAVLGTPLKGPWPGGTQVLYLAMGCFWGAERIFWQTPGVVTTAVGYQGGYTPHPTYDETCTGLTGHAETVLVAYDPAQVSTEQLLKAFWESHDPTQGYRQGNDRGTQYRSAIFWTTDAQRELVEQTRESYQQALRERGYGDITTDLRPASEAGDFYYAEDYHQQYLFRVPNGYCGLSGTGASCPLPGTGPAAD, encoded by the coding sequence GTGCTGTTCGGTTCGGCGGCCAAGAGCCGCATGGTCACACCCGCCGAGGCCCTGCCGGGCCGCGAGTCGACGCCGTACCCCGTGCCCGAGACGCACGCCGTGCTCGGCACGCCGCTCAAGGGGCCGTGGCCGGGGGGCACGCAGGTGCTCTACCTCGCGATGGGCTGCTTCTGGGGTGCGGAGCGGATCTTCTGGCAGACGCCGGGCGTGGTCACCACCGCCGTCGGCTACCAGGGCGGCTACACGCCGCACCCGACGTACGACGAGACGTGCACCGGACTCACCGGCCACGCCGAGACGGTGCTGGTCGCCTACGACCCCGCGCAGGTGTCGACCGAGCAGCTGCTCAAGGCGTTCTGGGAGAGCCACGACCCGACGCAGGGCTACCGCCAGGGCAACGACCGCGGCACGCAGTACCGCTCGGCGATCTTCTGGACCACCGACGCCCAGCGCGAACTCGTCGAGCAGACGCGCGAGTCCTACCAGCAGGCGCTGCGCGAGCGCGGGTACGGCGACATCACCACCGACCTGCGTCCGGCGTCCGAGGCGGGCGACTTCTACTACGCCGAGGACTACCACCAGCAGTACCTTTTTCGTGTGCCAAATGGCTACTGTGGTTTGTCCGGAACGGGCGCTTCGTGCCCCCTCCCGGGCACCGGACCCGCTGCCGACTGA
- a CDS encoding sensor histidine kinase, protein MAESLGFKAHARLLTMLGEQLIKNERIALVEIVKNSYDADARRVVVDFRGFGEAFEVLPDSALVITDDGFGMEPNVVRHTWMSPATPSKARAKRARPRTPLGRAIQGEKGIGRFATFKLGRQLAVTSRAEGAPIETTLLIDIGVLDDAGHGSQAEDMYLEEMAAIIDTSAPVIFDGSGPMASEHGTQLEVRGLRAEWNAKLVREVFEDVGRLEPVMWSASGEDRAAAFEVTFCRDGVDMRLNVERNADFQAVLQRAVLKVEDGRFDPVGRQFVFTLDGREEVLSIDDAQIRGLKVFRDHFLEGTEALPRPQCGPFAFEFYVFDFSATAPAAHSLDRDEKALLKRHRVYLYRDGIRVYPYGDPGDDWLQIDVIRGTQSARSMFSNDQTAGFVSITQEHNPRLRDKTNREGLLEDGPATGDFVALIQTILAYLRAKPYERYAAANRRVRERKLEGKRVDQFVNAMRQTANLPSSATKALDALEDSLSAERELANLRISRTEQLAGVGLSVETASHDLIAAGQEALRLARRLLDDLRYHDLTSEPIFAQAKALVARLEFVVSRFSDVQGLFVSTRQRRSRIDVLQLIRKVRSMYASLHRDQKIDFDVDGAGKVIAETTESALLQCVINLVDNATYWLMTTSGRERRIRAYALGADAVVITDNGPGVREEDVPFIFEPFYSGKGDEGKGLGLYIARQNGLRNGFAVDVAQSPPDERALAGATFTVSFDSGAKS, encoded by the coding sequence ATGGCAGAGAGCTTAGGCTTCAAGGCGCATGCACGGCTCCTGACAATGCTCGGCGAACAACTCATCAAAAACGAACGTATTGCGCTGGTTGAGATCGTAAAAAACTCCTATGACGCGGATGCGCGAAGAGTAGTCGTCGACTTCCGTGGCTTCGGCGAAGCATTCGAGGTGCTGCCAGATTCCGCTCTGGTGATAACCGACGACGGGTTTGGGATGGAGCCCAACGTCGTACGGCACACCTGGATGAGCCCGGCGACGCCCAGCAAGGCTCGAGCCAAACGCGCGCGGCCTCGCACGCCGCTCGGCCGCGCTATCCAAGGGGAGAAGGGGATCGGCAGGTTCGCGACATTCAAGCTCGGCCGCCAACTTGCAGTCACCTCGCGGGCTGAAGGGGCCCCAATAGAGACCACCCTGCTGATCGACATCGGGGTCTTGGATGATGCAGGCCATGGATCGCAGGCCGAGGACATGTATCTCGAAGAAATGGCGGCGATCATAGACACGAGTGCCCCCGTGATCTTCGACGGTTCCGGGCCCATGGCAAGCGAGCATGGCACTCAACTGGAGGTTCGCGGCCTCCGAGCCGAGTGGAACGCCAAGTTGGTCCGCGAAGTGTTCGAAGACGTAGGTCGCCTTGAGCCTGTCATGTGGAGCGCTAGCGGTGAAGATAGGGCCGCAGCCTTCGAGGTAACGTTCTGTCGCGATGGCGTTGATATGCGGTTGAATGTGGAACGGAATGCAGATTTCCAAGCGGTGCTTCAGCGCGCGGTCCTGAAGGTCGAAGACGGTCGCTTCGATCCAGTCGGCCGTCAGTTCGTATTCACGCTAGACGGCCGAGAGGAGGTGCTAAGTATCGATGACGCCCAGATTCGCGGGTTGAAGGTATTTCGTGACCACTTCCTTGAGGGCACAGAGGCTCTGCCCCGCCCGCAATGTGGGCCCTTCGCATTCGAGTTCTACGTCTTTGACTTCAGTGCTACCGCACCAGCGGCGCACTCTCTCGATCGCGATGAGAAGGCCCTTCTGAAACGGCACCGCGTCTACCTCTACAGAGACGGGATCCGCGTCTACCCCTACGGGGATCCAGGAGACGACTGGCTGCAGATCGACGTGATCAGAGGGACGCAGTCCGCCCGGTCCATGTTCAGTAACGATCAGACTGCCGGCTTCGTGTCCATCACACAGGAGCACAATCCGCGGCTGAGAGATAAGACCAACCGCGAAGGCCTCCTGGAAGATGGGCCGGCTACGGGCGACTTTGTTGCCCTAATCCAGACCATCCTTGCGTACCTGCGAGCAAAGCCCTACGAGCGCTACGCGGCTGCGAACAGACGCGTTCGAGAGCGGAAGCTTGAGGGCAAGCGTGTTGACCAGTTCGTCAACGCAATGCGGCAAACCGCGAATCTCCCGTCGAGTGCCACCAAGGCACTCGACGCCCTCGAAGACTCCCTCAGTGCTGAGCGCGAACTTGCGAACTTGAGGATCTCGCGCACTGAGCAGCTCGCAGGTGTTGGCTTGTCAGTGGAGACAGCCTCTCACGACCTGATCGCTGCGGGGCAGGAGGCGCTAAGGCTTGCCCGCCGCTTGTTGGACGATCTCCGATACCACGACCTGACAAGCGAACCAATATTCGCGCAGGCGAAAGCCCTGGTCGCCCGGTTAGAGTTTGTCGTCAGTCGATTCTCTGATGTCCAAGGACTATTTGTCTCTACTCGCCAAAGGCGAAGTCGCATCGACGTTCTGCAACTGATTCGCAAAGTTCGGTCTATGTATGCGAGCCTCCATCGAGACCAGAAGATTGACTTTGACGTGGACGGGGCCGGTAAGGTGATCGCGGAAACGACTGAGAGCGCGCTTCTGCAATGCGTGATAAATCTTGTTGATAACGCGACCTACTGGCTTATGACTACCTCTGGTCGAGAGCGAAGGATTCGCGCATACGCGCTGGGCGCAGACGCCGTCGTTATCACTGACAATGGGCCCGGTGTCAGAGAGGAAGACGTCCCCTTCATTTTCGAGCCTTTTTACTCAGGTAAGGGAGACGAGGGCAAGGGGCTAGGCCTGTATATCGCCAGGCAAAACGGACTTCGTAACGGCTTCGCCGTCGACGTGGCGCAGTCACCGCCAGACGAGAGAGCGCTTGCTGGCGCTACATTTACCGTATCGTTCGACTCGGGGGCTAAATCGTGA
- a CDS encoding cystathionine gamma-synthase: MSDQTAGFSTRAIHAGQDPDPLTGAVVPPIYQVSTYKQDGVGGLRGGYEYSRSANPTRTALEECLAALEGGSRGFAFASGLAAEDTLLRSVARPGDHAVVPDDAYGGTYRLFAKVAEPWGLAHTPAHLGDLDAVRAAIRPGETKLVWAETPTNPLLGIADIAALADIAHEAGALLVVDNTFATSYLQNPLALGADVVVHSTTKYAGGHSDVVGGALVTAKTVAVPGFSDLDDRIAFHQNSMGAVAGPFDSWLVLRGLKTLAVRMDRHCDNAETVVQFLSEHPRVSHVLYPGLDSHPGHAVAASQMRRFGGMVSFRLRGGVEEALAACKRAEVFTLGESLGGVESLIEHPGRMTHASVAGSVLEVPDDLVRLSVGIEDISDLIADLEQLLA, encoded by the coding sequence GTGAGCGACCAGACCGCAGGCTTCAGCACCCGTGCCATCCACGCCGGGCAGGACCCCGACCCGCTGACGGGCGCGGTGGTTCCGCCGATCTACCAGGTGTCGACGTACAAGCAGGACGGCGTCGGCGGTCTGCGGGGCGGGTACGAGTACTCGCGTTCGGCCAACCCGACGCGCACCGCGCTCGAGGAGTGCCTGGCGGCCCTGGAGGGCGGCAGCCGCGGCTTCGCGTTCGCCAGCGGCCTCGCGGCCGAGGACACCCTGCTGCGCTCGGTCGCGCGTCCCGGTGACCACGCGGTGGTTCCCGACGACGCGTACGGCGGCACGTACCGCCTGTTCGCCAAGGTGGCCGAGCCGTGGGGCCTCGCCCACACGCCCGCGCACCTCGGCGACCTCGACGCAGTGCGGGCCGCGATCCGCCCAGGCGAGACCAAGCTCGTGTGGGCCGAGACGCCCACGAACCCGTTGCTGGGCATCGCCGACATCGCCGCCCTCGCCGACATCGCGCACGAGGCCGGCGCGCTGCTCGTCGTCGACAACACGTTCGCGACGTCCTACCTGCAGAACCCGCTCGCCCTCGGCGCCGATGTCGTCGTGCACTCGACCACCAAGTACGCCGGCGGCCACTCCGACGTCGTCGGTGGTGCCCTCGTGACCGCGAAAACCGTTGCGGTGCCGGGGTTCTCCGACCTCGACGACCGCATCGCCTTCCACCAGAACTCCATGGGCGCCGTCGCCGGGCCGTTCGACTCCTGGCTCGTGCTCCGTGGCCTCAAGACGCTCGCCGTGCGCATGGATCGCCACTGCGACAACGCCGAGACGGTCGTGCAGTTCCTCTCCGAGCACCCCCGGGTGTCGCACGTGCTCTACCCCGGCCTCGACAGCCACCCCGGTCACGCGGTGGCCGCGTCGCAGATGCGCCGCTTCGGGGGCATGGTGAGCTTCCGCCTGCGAGGCGGCGTCGAGGAAGCGCTCGCGGCCTGCAAGCGCGCCGAGGTCTTCACGCTCGGCGAGTCGCTCGGCGGCGTCGAGTCGCTCATCGAGCACCCGGGGCGCATGACCCACGCCAGCGTGGCGGGTTCCGTGCTCGAGGTGCCGGACGACCTCGTGCGCCTGTCGGTGGGCATCGAGGACATCAGCGACCTCATTGCCGACCTCGAGCAGCTGCTCGCATAG
- a CDS encoding YitT family protein, translating into MRRRLPRRLVQLYAGLVLYGLSMALFVASDLGVMPWDVLHQGLARHVGGTIGQWSILVGAVVLLGWIPLRERPGIGTVSNVVVIGLAIDASLAVLPDPHLLVVRIAYAATGLLLNAMATALYIGARLGPGPRDGLMTGLVRRTGGSVRLVRTSIEVVVVAVGWLLGGTLGVATAGYAIGIGPLVQVFLPRFTVPEAAPVMVADPDTLAA; encoded by the coding sequence ATGCGCCGCCGCCTGCCCCGCCGTCTCGTCCAGCTCTACGCCGGGCTCGTGCTCTACGGCCTGAGCATGGCGCTGTTCGTGGCGTCCGATCTCGGCGTCATGCCGTGGGACGTGCTGCACCAGGGCCTGGCGCGCCACGTCGGCGGCACGATCGGCCAGTGGTCGATCCTCGTCGGCGCGGTCGTCCTGCTCGGGTGGATCCCGCTGCGTGAGCGGCCCGGCATCGGCACCGTGAGCAACGTCGTGGTCATCGGCCTGGCGATCGACGCGAGCCTCGCCGTCCTGCCCGACCCGCACCTGCTCGTCGTCCGCATCGCCTACGCCGCAACGGGTCTGCTGCTCAACGCCATGGCGACGGCCCTCTACATCGGCGCCCGTCTCGGCCCCGGCCCGCGCGACGGGCTCATGACCGGGCTGGTGCGGCGCACCGGTGGCTCCGTGCGCCTGGTGCGCACCTCGATCGAGGTCGTCGTCGTCGCCGTGGGCTGGTTGCTCGGTGGCACCCTGGGCGTCGCCACGGCCGGCTACGCCATCGGCATCGGCCCGCTCGTGCAGGTCTTCCTGCCGCGGTTCACGGTGCCCGAGGCGGCGCCGGTGATGGTCGCCGACCCCGATACGCTCGCGGCGTGA
- a CDS encoding PLP-dependent aminotransferase family protein, whose product MSDRRLGVRELAALLGAWPTSGVPAYAALAARVRLLVLDGRLPVGVRLPPERALATTLGLSRTTVSAAYDVLRESGHAASRQGSGTWTSLPSSGADVPTWAPEPAPAGVTDLAHAAPSAPPQLHAAYTAALEELPLHLPGSGYDYRGLLGLREALAERFTERGLPTTPDQVLVTSGALQAVRLALSLVVRAGDRVVVEQPGYPNGLDAVRDLGGRPLVVPVDPRTGRWHLASFESPAARSARAAYLVPDFHNPTGALMDDDARARVAQTLARSGALAVIDETLAELALEDGPLPAPFARHAPAGAPVVTVGSASKIFWGGLRIGWLRSDATTVARLAALRSRLDLAGPLLEQLAVLHLMRELPAVRRLRREGLRRSRDTLATLLRDQLPSWRFEVPAGGQVLWCGLPDGASSTAVATAAADLAVRLTPGTRFAADGTLESWLRLPFTRPADDLARIVPALAAAWRASGGAGADRGVAPEVDAFVV is encoded by the coding sequence ATGAGCGATCGGCGGCTGGGCGTGCGCGAGCTGGCGGCCCTGCTCGGCGCGTGGCCGACGTCCGGCGTCCCGGCCTACGCGGCGCTGGCCGCGCGCGTGCGCCTGCTCGTGCTCGACGGCCGCCTGCCCGTGGGCGTGCGACTGCCGCCCGAGCGCGCGCTCGCCACCACGCTGGGTCTCAGCCGCACCACGGTGAGCGCGGCGTACGACGTCCTGCGCGAGAGCGGGCACGCCGCCAGCCGCCAGGGCTCCGGCACCTGGACCTCCCTGCCGTCGTCGGGCGCGGACGTGCCCACGTGGGCGCCCGAGCCGGCCCCCGCCGGCGTCACCGACCTCGCCCACGCCGCGCCGTCGGCGCCACCTCAGCTGCACGCGGCGTACACCGCGGCGCTCGAGGAGCTGCCGCTGCACCTGCCCGGCAGCGGCTACGACTACCGCGGCCTCCTCGGGTTGCGCGAGGCGCTCGCCGAGCGGTTCACCGAGCGCGGCCTGCCGACGACGCCCGACCAGGTGCTGGTGACGAGCGGTGCCTTGCAGGCGGTGCGGCTCGCGCTCAGCCTCGTCGTGCGGGCCGGCGACCGCGTGGTGGTCGAGCAGCCGGGCTACCCCAACGGGCTGGACGCCGTCCGCGACCTCGGTGGGCGGCCGCTCGTCGTCCCCGTCGACCCGCGCACTGGCCGGTGGCACCTCGCGTCGTTCGAGAGCCCAGCTGCTCGCAGCGCCCGGGCGGCGTACCTCGTGCCCGACTTCCACAACCCCACCGGCGCGCTGATGGACGACGACGCCCGGGCCCGCGTGGCGCAGACGCTGGCCCGCAGCGGCGCCCTGGCCGTCATCGACGAGACGCTCGCCGAGCTCGCCCTGGAGGACGGGCCGCTACCGGCGCCCTTCGCGCGGCACGCGCCGGCCGGAGCGCCGGTGGTGACGGTTGGTTCTGCGAGCAAGATCTTCTGGGGTGGTCTGCGGATCGGCTGGCTGCGCTCGGACGCCACCACGGTCGCCCGGCTGGCGGCGTTGCGCTCTCGCCTCGACCTCGCCGGCCCACTGCTCGAGCAGCTGGCCGTCCTGCACCTGATGCGCGAGCTGCCGGCCGTGCGCCGGCTGCGGCGGGAGGGCCTGCGGCGCTCGCGCGACACGCTCGCGACGCTGTTGCGCGACCAGCTGCCGTCGTGGCGGTTCGAGGTGCCGGCGGGCGGCCAGGTGCTGTGGTGCGGGCTGCCGGACGGGGCGTCGTCCACCGCCGTGGCCACTGCGGCCGCCGACCTCGCCGTGCGCCTGACGCCCGGTACGCGGTTCGCGGCCGACGGCACGCTCGAGTCGTGGCTGCGGCTGCCCTTCACCCGGCCCGCGGACGACCTCGCTCGCATCGTGCCAGCGCTCGCGGCGGCCTGGCGGGCGAGCGGTGGCGCCGGCGCCGACCGCGGCGTCGCGCCGGAGGTCGACGCCTTCGTCGTCTGA